The sequence below is a genomic window from Haladaptatus sp. R4.
CAACGATGCTGGCGGCCCGCTCGACCGGAAACTCGATCTCACGGTCGGTGACAGCGAACTCGACCAGTCGGCCGCAAAGACGGCGTTCGACTCGTTCGTGGACGACGACGTCGTCGGATTCGTCGGCCCCGTCACCACGGATATCTCGATGTCCCTCGCCGACGACCTCGCCCGGGAGCGGGTCATCGCCATCAGTCCGTCGAGCACGTATCCGGACCTCGCATCTGCGGCCGTACGGGACGGGACGAAGTACTTCGCTCGGACCGCCGCCAACGACGTTCAACAGGCGCGTGTGATGGCGAAGATACTCGACGACGACCGCTACGTGGCCGCCGACACCGTCGCCATCGCGCACGCCGACAACGATTTCGGGAAAGGGCTTGCGACGGCCATCGACGAGCGAATCTCCGGCGAGACGGTCGCGATCGTTCCGTTCACGCCCGGAACGGACGACTACTTGAAACAGGTCGAGACGGTCGTCCAGTCCGAGGCCGACGCCGTCGCGTTCGTCAGCGAACCCGGTAATACGGCGATGCTCGAACAGCTAATCAGCTATCCGTATTACGGCGAGTCCGTCCTCAGCGAGGGACTCATCCCGGAGAACGTTCCGCTGTACATGAACGGCATGTACAGCGCGTCGGTCGCAACCGAGCGGACGTCGAGTTCCATCGAACTGTCACAGAAACTCGACGACATCACGCCGCTCGCACCCTACACGCAACACGCCTACGACGCCGCGTTCCTTCTCGGCCTCGCGATAGAACAAGCGGGAGAGGCGGATGCGACCGCCATCAGCGACTCCCTTCCTTCCGTTTCCGGCGGAGTCGGGCAGACCGTCACCGTCGGCGAGTTCGAGCGGGCGAAGACGCTCGTCTCCGCGGATCGAACGGTGAACTATCGTGGCGCATCGGGACCGGTCGATCTGAACGACGACCTCGAACCGCTGGACTCGTACGTGATCGAACGCGTGACCGACTTCGAACTCGATGAACTGGAACTGCTCCGTGCGTGGGTTTTCGAGGAGGAGTCGACGGAATGACCGACTCCAACCCCTCGCGCCGAAAACGGGTTTCGACGCGCCTACGACGGGTCGTGCCGTTCAGAATCCGTCGAAGCTACGCGGCGCGGTTCGGTGCGGTGTTGTTCGCCATCCTCGTCCTCATCGCCGCCAGCGGGGCCTACATCCACTTCGATACGAAAGACCTCGTGGCGGGCCAAACGGACAAGGAGATACGAAACGCCGCGAAAATCGAAGCCGACTCGCTCGACGCGTGGGTTTCGAAGAAACGCTCGACCGACCGTTTCCTCGCCTCGGTGATCGGCAAGGAGACGTCGAACACCGACCGGCAGACGTTCATCGAAAAGCAACTGGTGGACATGCCGTCCGATGTCCGAGCGATCCATTACTTCGACCGGAACGGCACCGTACTGGCGAGCACCG
It includes:
- a CDS encoding ABC transporter substrate-binding protein → MSRRKYIRLAGGSLPAISGLAGCLGGELNQQPIRVGALLPLSASGALGTVAKHHRRAIEAAVADINDAGGPLDRKLDLTVGDSELDQSAAKTAFDSFVDDDVVGFVGPVTTDISMSLADDLARERVIAISPSSTYPDLASAAVRDGTKYFARTAANDVQQARVMAKILDDDRYVAADTVAIAHADNDFGKGLATAIDERISGETVAIVPFTPGTDDYLKQVETVVQSEADAVAFVSEPGNTAMLEQLISYPYYGESVLSEGLIPENVPLYMNGMYSASVATERTSSSIELSQKLDDITPLAPYTQHAYDAAFLLGLAIEQAGEADATAISDSLPSVSGGVGQTVTVGEFERAKTLVSADRTVNYRGASGPVDLNDDLEPLDSYVIERVTDFELDELELLRAWVFEEESTE